In the genome of Raphanus sativus cultivar WK10039 chromosome 4, ASM80110v3, whole genome shotgun sequence, one region contains:
- the LOC108854638 gene encoding serine carboxypeptidase-like 13 isoform X4: MIVPPVVQEISKGKFICCKPLINLQGYILGNPVTDTKLEHNYLIPFAYGMALISDELYESMKRICKGSYGNVDSLNTECLKLTEIYQNCTDRLNKYHILLPDCEKTSPDCLLYKYFLLEKWANNERVRKSLHVKKGSIREWRQCNYDGISYNYDIQSTVPYHKNNSINGFRSLIFSGDHDMTVPFIATQAWIRSLNYSIIDDWRPWMINDQIAGYTRTCANKMTFATVKGGGHTADYKPDETFIMFKRWISGQPL, translated from the exons ATGATTGTTCCGCCCGTTGTTCAAGAAATCTCAAAAG GAAAATTTATATGTTGCAAGCCTCTAATAAACCTACAG ggcTATATTCTTGGAAACCCGGTAACAGATACTAAATTGGAACACAACTATCTTATTCCATTTGCTTATGGAATGGCATTAATCTCGGATGAACTCTATGAG tcAATGAAAAGAATCTGCAAAGGAAGTTATGGAAATGTGGACTCACTTAACACAGAATGCTTGAAACTCACTGAAATTTACCAAAAT TGTACCGACAGATTGAATAAATACCATATATTACTACCGGATTGCGAGAAGACATCTCCTGATTGCTTA ctatataaatattttctccTTGAAAAGTGGGCCAACAACGAGAGAGTTCGCAAATCTCTTCATGTTAAAAAG GGGAGTATAAGGGAATGGAGGCAGTGTAATTATGATGGTATTTCGTATAACTACGACATTCAGAGCACCGTACCATACCACAAAAATAACAGCATTAATGGTTTCAGATCTCTTATCTTCAG TGGTGATCATGATATGACGGTGCCTTTTATTGCAACTCAAGCCTGGATAAGATCTCTCAATTACTCTATCATTGATGACTGGAGGCCTTGGATGATAAACGATCAAATTGCTgg ATACACGAGAACTTGTGCCAATAAAATGACATTTGCTACTGTCAAA GGAGGTGGACACACGGCAGATTATAAACCAGATGAGACATTTATCATGTTCAAAAGGTGGATCAGTGGCCAGCCTTTGTAG